One Thermococcus sp. M36 genomic window, TGCCTGTTTTCAAATTCCTGACAACCCTGAAGGACTACGCCGTCACCAACGAGACAATCATTTTGGTGCCCCTCGACAGAAGAACCCTCGACGAGAAAACACTCGGCCTCCTGCGGAGGGAGTTTGAAATCCTCGATACCAAAAAGCTGTCCGGCCAGTGAATCAGCCCTCAGAACTTTATCTGCTCGACCTTATAGCACACGACATCATTGCCCTTATTAATGTCGTTTTAGATGGAAGGGGATGTTCTCAGAAACCAAGCACCCGATTACTCCGGTCATGCTCTACGACGAGAAGCTCGCCCAGGAGTTCAGCAGGAGGCTCTACGAGGAGTACAACATCTTCGCGCAGGCAATAGTCTACCCGACCGTCCCGCTCGGAACCGCTCGTATCAGACTCGAGCCTTCCGCCGCCCACAGCAAGGAAGACCTCCAGTACGTGCTGGATGCCTTTGAGGATCCCCGGGAAAAAGAAGGGGTTCTCGAAGTGATAGAAGTTAATTTTTTACTTTCTTATACCATCTCCACTTTTTGTCAATCATGTCCACAGGAGCTTTTCGAAGTATGGAGATTTGTTCTAATCGGCTGAAAGTAGCCAAATTATTGAGGGCATTCTTTACTCTATATCTTTCTAGAAGAGCACTCAAAAAGGATATAACTCCACAACCTCCCCATGTTTGTAGCGTGTACAAAGGATACTCAGCAAACAGAAATAGCATCAAAAACAAAAGCATAATACCAACAAATCTTAGGGACTTCTTCTTTAGTATCATCAGATTAAATCCAGGTATGAACGAAAGCACCATTGCGATATTCAAGCGAGATAACGAGTAATTGTACTTATGAGCTATTTTCTCATCTCTCTCATTGAATCCAAGTTTTTCGTAGCATACATCACAATATTCTTGATCATCATACTTTATTGAGTCATTCTTACAGACAATCGCTCCACATCCAGCACATACAATGGAATCACTCTTGTGAATTATTTCCCCACATGCATTACAAAATCTGAGATCATCTAAATTTTCAGATGGCAATGTAGTATGGAGTATCAAAGGGAGTTTTCTTTCTCTTGAGATTCCAAGAATTCTGTGGTTGCTCTTCAGCGTTCTTAATGTAATGTCAAATATAGGAACCACAAGTTTGAGCGTCTCTTTTATCTTTACATCTTTGGGGCGAATCTCACAGAGCTTGCGGTATATTACATTGTTTCTGCCCCTATAAGTTACTATTTTAGTGTACTTCTTGGAAATGTTCCCTTTAATGGTGGAGACCACATCTTTAAGTTTAACATTCGCATAGGAGCTCAATATTTTCCTGACCGTATCAGAGGGATAAATAGAGTAGAATTTTCTCAAATTTGAGCTGTCTGAAAGGACAATGCCCAAAACTTGAGAAAGGTTTCTTGATAGATATTTTTCGTATTTCTTTCCGTTGTCTAGAACAAATAGAATTGGCTTGTCCACCTTAGTACTATGTATAATCCTTCCAGTACTAGTAGTACAGTCCTTGTTGACAAAAGCTCTTACATATATTAACGGAACTGCTTCTACATTGTAATCAAAGGCTTTTACTAAGTAATCAAAGAAAATAGGGTAGCTTTTTATTTTAGATTTTACAAACTGTTTCATTTCCTGGAGGTTCCAAGGCGTAAACGATAAAATCTCTTTGTCATTTTCATCTAGTAATATTATGCCGACTTTGCTTGACAGTACTTTAAGAGAATCCCTATCTATTAGATGGATCTTTATGTCAAACTTCTCAAACAACTTGTTTGCATAGTCAATAGCTGATTTTGAAAATTTGCCTGTTGTTACAACGGCTCCTTCTGTAACATTGTCAGCGACCATTATAGAATGTAACTTTTGGATAACGGGTCTACCTACTGTGCCTTTGGAATTATAGTACTTGCACTGAACATAGACAACTTTGGAAGAACTTATAACTTTAACATCAACACCATAGTCATTTGAGAATCTAGTCACTACTACCTTAGAACTAGGATATAGCCTTTG contains:
- a CDS encoding restriction endonuclease, with translation MSQYIYVDSLTPRQFEELVAQIFQRLYPSSKVVVTRFSNDYGVDVKVISSSKVVYVQCKYYNSKGTVGRPVIQKLHSIMVADNVTEGAVVTTGKFSKSAIDYANKLFEKFDIKIHLIDRDSLKVLSSKVGIILLDENDKEILSFTPWNLQEMKQFVKSKIKSYPIFFDYLVKAFDYNVEAVPLIYVRAFVNKDCTTSTGRIIHSTKVDKPILFVLDNGKKYEKYLSRNLSQVLGIVLSDSSNLRKFYSIYPSDTVRKILSSYANVKLKDVVSTIKGNISKKYTKIVTYRGRNNVIYRKLCEIRPKDVKIKETLKLVVPIFDITLRTLKSNHRILGISRERKLPLILHTTLPSENLDDLRFCNACGEIIHKSDSIVCAGCGAIVCKNDSIKYDDQEYCDVCYEKLGFNERDEKIAHKYNYSLSRLNIAMVLSFIPGFNLMILKKKSLRFVGIMLLFLMLFLFAEYPLYTLQTWGGCGVISFLSALLERYRVKNALNNLATFSRLEQISILRKAPVDMIDKKWRWYKKVKN